Proteins from one Aureimonas sp. SA4125 genomic window:
- a CDS encoding NAD-dependent epimerase/dehydratase family protein produces MRFFVTGTAGFIGFHLAQRLLADGHTVVGFDAMTSYYDVRLKQARHALLERSSRFHAHIGWLEDLEELRNAAEAAEPDVIVHLAAQAGVRYSIDSPRTYVDSNLVGSFNVLELARTMKPQHLLLASTSSVYGGNVSTPFREVDEADRPLSFYAATKKAMEAMSHSYAHLFNVPTTCFRFFTVYGPWGRPDMALFRFVDAIENGRPIDVYGEGMMLRDFTYVGDLVEAVVRLVDRAPTEVQAAMGDGVADTLSPVAPWRVINIGGGVPVDLLSFIETIERCLGKAAVRNMLPMQPGDVPVTCCDPRLLEALTGYRPATSVAEGVEHFVRWYTEERLMLSSPEEAQLSRA; encoded by the coding sequence ATGAGATTCTTCGTCACCGGAACCGCCGGCTTCATCGGATTCCACTTGGCTCAGCGCTTGCTGGCGGACGGTCACACCGTCGTCGGCTTTGATGCCATGACGTCCTACTACGACGTGCGCCTGAAACAGGCGCGGCACGCCCTGCTTGAGCGGTCCAGCCGCTTCCATGCCCATATCGGATGGCTCGAGGACCTCGAGGAACTGCGCAATGCGGCCGAGGCCGCCGAGCCCGACGTGATCGTGCATCTGGCGGCGCAAGCGGGAGTGCGCTACTCGATCGACTCTCCCCGAACCTACGTCGACAGCAATCTCGTCGGCTCCTTCAACGTTCTCGAACTCGCGCGGACCATGAAGCCGCAGCACCTCCTGCTCGCGTCGACGAGTTCGGTCTACGGCGGCAACGTGTCGACGCCCTTCCGCGAGGTCGACGAGGCGGACCGTCCGCTCAGCTTCTACGCGGCCACCAAGAAGGCGATGGAGGCGATGTCGCACTCCTACGCGCATCTCTTCAACGTGCCGACGACATGCTTTCGTTTCTTCACCGTCTATGGCCCGTGGGGCAGGCCCGACATGGCGCTGTTCCGCTTCGTCGATGCGATCGAGAACGGTCGCCCGATCGACGTCTACGGGGAGGGGATGATGCTTCGCGACTTCACCTATGTCGGTGATCTCGTGGAGGCAGTCGTGCGTCTAGTCGACCGGGCGCCGACCGAGGTTCAGGCCGCGATGGGCGATGGCGTCGCCGATACGCTTTCGCCCGTTGCGCCCTGGCGCGTGATCAATATCGGCGGCGGCGTGCCGGTCGATCTCCTGTCCTTCATCGAGACGATCGAGCGCTGCCTCGGCAAGGCGGCCGTTCGCAATATGCTGCCGATGCAGCCCGGCGATGTCCCGGTCACGTGCTGCGATCCTCGTCTGCTCGAAGCGTTGACCGGTTATCGCCCGGCGACAAGCGTGGCGG